One window of the Danaus plexippus chromosome 25, MEX_DaPlex, whole genome shotgun sequence genome contains the following:
- the LOC116775295 gene encoding ubiquitin-conjugating enzyme E2 C: MAQNINPHYASSSNPAKQSEDTIKLKDNHAVSKRLQKELMELMRCADKGISAFPESENLFKWIGTINGPQDTVYSGHKYKLSLEFPNSYPYAPPVVKFLTPCFHPNVDTCGLICLDILKDKWTALYDVRTVLLSIQSLLAEPNTQSPLNQQASYLWPNQPAYKKYLEEFYNKHKDS; this comes from the exons ATGGCTCAAAATATCAACCCTCACTACGCATCGTCATCTAATCCCGCCAAACAGAGCGAGGATACGATAAAATTGAAAGACAATCATGCAGTTAGCAAACG ATTGCAGAAGGAACTAATGGAGCTGATGCGATGCGCTGACAAGGGAATATCCGCTTTCCCAGAGAGCGAGAACCTTTTCAAATGGATAGGAACAATTAACGGTCCTCAGGACACGGTTTATTCTGGTCACAAATACAAACTATCCCTCGAATTCCCCAATTCATATCCCTATGCCCCGCCTGTAGTTAAATTCCTGACACCCTGTTTTCATCCGAACGTGGATACGTGTGGATTAATATGTCTAGATATCTTAAAAGACAAGTGGACGGCTCTCTACGACGTTCGCACGGTGCTGCTGTCTATCCAGAGTTTGCTGGCGGAGCCGAACACTCAAAGCCCTCTCAACCAGCAGGCCTCGTACCTGTGGCCTAACCAGCCCGcctataagaaatatttagaagaattttataataaacataaagatTCATAG
- the LOC116775447 gene encoding serpin I2-like — protein sequence MFKKVLMFLFLCKICDGVEFRDLRYFGERVRNMSLEMFYFTQLENEGDLVMAPFSLWYLISLVAFKSSSDTWRQLHSIIGISKRNGQYFNSIFKFTTDVMTDVSKFPGVSFKNVQIVFCDANLELTQSFQRSVIDSGMSLKMLDFEDGVSAAEEANHYYQNLSNNTFSPELLIFDSTTFNESSMILSGIVEFEGNWSLPFKKSDTILKNGTDIYIMQQKANIQQVNIDILGASVLELNYGKSEDFNMVVLTPHEGVSIKDVLINFDKISFTDLLSKLHSEPLKEVDVKLPKFSVISTISLNDPLTSMEARDIFLPSRADFSGITEEEMYISSIEHRALITVTETGTRATAFTPANSSKDRRTTITDSVSPFLFLIVYRPSYNILFCGKYGA from the coding sequence atgtttaaaaaagtgttaatgtttttgtttctctGCAAAATCTGCGACGGAGTGGAATTCAGGGATTTAAGATATTTCGGGGAAAGGGTGAGAAACATGAGTTTAGAAATGTTTTACTTTACGCAGTTAGAAAACGAAGGTGATCTGGTGATGGCACCCTTTAGTTTATGGTATCTGATCTCCCTCGTCGCATTTAAATCATCCTCAGACACCTGGAGACAGCTTCATTCCATCATAGGAATATCAAAACGGAAcggacaatattttaattcaattttcaaGTTTACAACAGATGTTATGACGGATGTCTCCAAGTTTCCTGGAGTGTCATTCAAGAATGTACAGATTGTATTCTGTGACGCAAATCTAGAATTGACACAATCATTTCAAAGGAGTGTAATTGATTCTGGAATGTCGTTGAAGATGCTAGATTTTGAGGATGGCGTTTCCGCGGCTGAAGAAGCGaatcattattatcaaaaccTATCCAATAATACTTTTTCACCGGAATTATTGATTTTCGATAGCACCACTTTCAATGAATCATCTATGATATTGAGCGGTATTGTCGAATTTGAAGGCAACTGGTCTTTACCCTTCAAAAAATCTGATACAATTCTCAAAAACGGCactgacatttatataatgcaACAAAAAGCGAACATTCAGCAAGTTAATATAGACATTTTAGGGGCTTCCGTCCTAGAACTGAATTACGGAAAGAGTGAGGACTTTAATATGGTAGTACTTACACCCCACGAAGGCGTGTCCATTAAGGAcgtcttaataaattttgataaaatttcatttactgATCTACTCAGTAAATTGCATAGCGAACCACTGAAAGAAGTAGACGTGAAATTACCTAAATTTTCGGTGATTTCCACAATATCATTAAATGATCCCTTAACGTCTATGGAAGCGAGGGATATATTCTTGCCTAGTCGAGCTGACTTTTCGGGTATAACGGAAGAAGAAATGTATATATCCTCGATAGAACACAGAGCCTTAATAACAGTGACGGAGACAGGAACTCGGGCAACAGCATTCACTCCGGCAAACTCATCTAAAGACAGGAGAACGACTATCACAGATTCAGTTTCACCTTTCCTTTTCCTTATAGTGTACCGCCcttcatataatattcttttttgtgGCAAATACGGAGCGTGA
- the LOC116775257 gene encoding splicing regulator SDE2, with protein MANIIYFENSILSTSVFKNIDDLKLSISSQYGVPSQDLYVIVNGKIANSETNLENTNHVIRVCTKIVGGKGGFGSMLRAIGAQIEKTTNREACRDLSGRRLRDINEEKRLRKWLEGQEEREREAAERKQKKIERLIAEPKIEINLSPVYEKERQELPERVSAAVDAGWQAAGSSNEGKRKSEEVPAKGKKKPKLWIDADLSDCSSLSEDEEEEVKSTAGQTVSTDSGNESDRGSISNKA; from the coding sequence atggctaacataatatattttgagaatAGTATTCTGTCAACATCTgtgtttaaaaacattgacGACTTAAAGCTGAGTATTTCATCACAATATGGTGTACCTTCACaagatttatatgttattgtcAACGGGAAAATAGCAAACAGTGAGACGAATTTGGAAAACACGAACCATGTTATCAGAGTGTGTACTAAAATTGTTGGGGGGAAAGGTGGATTTGGGTCCATGTTACGTGCTATCGGAGCACAAATTGAGAAAACAACTAACCGTGAAGCATGTAGAGATCTCTCCGGGAGACGTTTGCGTGATATTAACGAAGAAAAACGCCTCCGAAAGTGGTTGGAAGGTCAGGAAGAGCGCGAACGCGAAGCCGCCGAGaggaaacaaaagaaaatcgAGAGATTAATTGCGGAACCCAAAATTGAGATTAATTTGAGCCCCGTTTATGAAAAAGAACGACAGGAACTGCCAGAACGAGTGAGTGCAGCGGTGGACGCGGGGTGGCAAGCAGCGGGATCTTCTAACGAAGGTAAACGTAAGTCTGAAGAAGTACCAGCTAAAGGTAAGAAGAAACCAAAGTTATGGATAGATGCGGATTTGTCAGACTGTTCGTCATTGAGTGAAGATGAGGAAGAAGAAGTGAAGTCGACGGCTGGTCAAACAGTGTCCACAGATAGCGGAAACGAGTCTGACCGTGGATCAATTAGTAATAAAGCTTAG